In bacterium, the following proteins share a genomic window:
- the hrpB gene encoding ATP-dependent helicase HrpB, with product MKLSPLPIDEIVPDIVRSLRGRPNAVVVAPPGAGKTTRIPLAIAEANIGNGAVAMLQPRRVAARAAAARIATEHGWRIGEEIGYQVRFDNRIGPRSRVRVVTEGILTRWIQSDPFLEKLGTVILDEFHERSIHTDLALALLREIQTSVREDLRIVVMSATMDPGPVARFLGDAPVFESAGRLFPVDIEFAPRHTTDPIWDRAATAVRESGDAATTGHILVFLPGMGEITRTQERIGGVAGSVHILHSSVSNEDQDRALRPSGERKIILATNIAETSLTIDGVRTVIDSGLARVLVNDPRLGIDRLEVQRISRASANQRTGRAGRTAAGRCVRLWTRGEDAALDEATPPEIERIDLAATLLALRAYGISDPTQFGWFESPPEAALRRAEELLRLLGAVDARGQFTKLGRQLANLPLHPRLGCLLIAGAEAGIPREAAAMAALLSERDILSGGPRSRRRQADWHGESDLLERLDWLEEGHARLDPTAARSVRRVRDDLQRLVADIRPKSKRGTDFSKLPLHAYPDRVTLRRENDPSRGVMVGARGVILEPSSVVRHGRLFLSLDPRDVGSEARVSLASAIEEEWLAEVHPDLLQRKLVHRFDEERGRVVSEREIAFAGLAIRRDAVGAADDPEGASRALAEWLRSHGVEFFAANDSAAEFLARVRFLNCAMPDLDMPSFDEAGLGKIAAESAAGRTSLDAIRKLGLRHLLEAKLTWKQREALDRHAPERIEVPSGSRIRLRYEPGQSPVLPVRLQEMFGQRETPTVAGGRVPVVVHLLGPNFRPVQITSDLANFWKSTYAEVRKELRARYPKHPWPEDPLSAQARAVGGRRRGKS from the coding sequence ATGAAGCTCTCTCCCCTGCCGATTGATGAGATCGTACCGGACATTGTTCGGTCGCTGCGCGGGCGGCCGAACGCGGTTGTGGTCGCTCCGCCCGGCGCCGGGAAGACGACCCGAATTCCGCTGGCGATTGCCGAAGCGAACATCGGCAACGGCGCCGTGGCGATGTTGCAACCTCGTCGCGTGGCGGCCCGTGCGGCGGCGGCTCGGATTGCGACGGAGCACGGCTGGCGCATCGGCGAAGAGATTGGCTACCAGGTGCGATTCGACAATCGCATCGGTCCGCGATCGCGCGTCCGCGTTGTGACAGAAGGCATTCTGACGCGTTGGATTCAAAGCGATCCGTTCCTGGAGAAACTCGGGACGGTGATCCTGGACGAGTTCCACGAGCGCAGCATTCATACGGATCTTGCCCTTGCGCTACTGCGGGAAATCCAAACATCGGTGCGCGAGGACCTGCGCATTGTTGTGATGTCGGCGACGATGGATCCAGGGCCCGTGGCGAGATTCCTCGGGGATGCGCCTGTTTTTGAGAGCGCCGGACGCTTGTTTCCCGTCGACATCGAGTTTGCTCCTCGGCACACGACCGATCCGATCTGGGATCGCGCCGCCACGGCTGTCCGAGAAAGTGGGGACGCAGCAACAACCGGTCACATTCTGGTTTTTCTGCCGGGCATGGGAGAAATCACTCGTACTCAAGAGCGCATCGGCGGCGTGGCGGGCTCTGTCCATATTCTGCACAGTTCCGTTTCAAACGAAGATCAGGATCGTGCGCTTCGCCCGTCGGGCGAGCGAAAGATCATCCTGGCGACAAACATCGCGGAGACTTCGCTGACAATCGACGGCGTGCGTACGGTGATCGATTCCGGGCTGGCGCGCGTGCTGGTGAACGATCCTCGCCTGGGAATCGATCGATTGGAAGTGCAACGGATCAGTCGCGCCTCCGCGAATCAGCGCACAGGCCGTGCGGGGCGCACGGCGGCGGGACGATGCGTGCGTCTGTGGACGCGCGGAGAAGACGCTGCGTTGGATGAAGCGACCCCGCCGGAAATCGAACGCATCGATCTGGCGGCGACGTTGCTGGCATTGCGAGCCTATGGCATTTCCGATCCGACGCAGTTCGGTTGGTTCGAATCTCCGCCGGAGGCGGCGCTGCGGCGTGCGGAAGAATTGCTGCGACTGCTTGGTGCGGTCGATGCGCGCGGGCAGTTCACGAAACTCGGAAGGCAACTCGCGAACCTCCCACTTCATCCGCGATTGGGTTGCCTGCTGATTGCCGGCGCAGAGGCCGGCATCCCTCGCGAAGCCGCAGCGATGGCTGCGCTACTATCGGAACGGGATATCCTATCGGGCGGACCACGATCACGCCGCAGGCAGGCCGACTGGCACGGAGAATCGGATCTGCTCGAACGCCTCGATTGGCTCGAGGAAGGCCACGCGCGTCTCGATCCCACCGCGGCGCGTTCGGTGCGGCGTGTGCGCGATGATCTTCAGCGCCTTGTTGCCGATATCAGGCCAAAATCAAAAAGAGGGACGGACTTTTCAAAGCTGCCACTGCATGCATACCCCGATCGCGTGACTTTGCGACGAGAGAATGATCCATCGCGGGGTGTGATGGTAGGCGCCCGGGGTGTGATTCTGGAACCCTCGTCGGTTGTGCGACATGGCCGTCTGTTCCTGAGTCTCGATCCGCGCGATGTCGGAAGCGAAGCGCGCGTGTCGCTGGCGAGTGCCATCGAAGAGGAATGGCTCGCGGAAGTTCATCCGGACCTCTTGCAGCGGAAGCTCGTGCATCGGTTCGATGAAGAACGAGGCCGCGTTGTGAGCGAACGCGAGATCGCATTTGCAGGACTCGCCATCCGCCGCGATGCGGTCGGTGCGGCGGACGACCCGGAGGGCGCATCGCGCGCCCTGGCGGAATGGCTAAGATCACATGGTGTGGAGTTCTTCGCCGCGAACGATTCCGCGGCGGAATTCCTGGCGCGCGTCCGATTCCTCAATTGCGCCATGCCGGACTTGGATATGCCGTCGTTCGATGAAGCGGGATTGGGCAAGATTGCCGCAGAATCCGCGGCCGGGCGGACGTCACTGGATGCCATTCGCAAGTTGGGCCTGCGGCATTTGTTGGAAGCGAAGCTGACGTGGAAGCAGCGCGAAGCGCTCGATCGGCACGCGCCGGAACGCATCGAGGTCCCGAGCGGCAGCCGCATTCGACTGCGCTACGAGCCGGGGCAGTCGCCGGTGCTGCCAGTCCGCTTGCAGGAAATGTTCGGCCAGCGCGAAACGCCAACCGTGGCCGGCGGCCGCGTGCCCGTGGTGGTGCATCTGCTGGGGCCGAACTTCCGACCGGTTCAGATCACGTCCGATCTGGCGAATTTCTGGAAATCAACCTACGCCGAAGTCCGCAAGGAACTCCGGGCGCGCTATCCGAAGCACCCGTGGCCCGAGGACCCGCTTTCCGCTCAAGCCCGCGCCGTCGGAGGTCGACGGCGCGGCAAATCCTGA
- a CDS encoding DUF4173 domain-containing protein, translating into MDENRYAWQPRPEEHQPTFQSMSGPGVAEPPSKPPASNAFLPPRPGPDVPPFSWTELVGLGLLIVASDIFLYGGHGGYFGWGVWFIVAPLLLLPGSVHRKWKGTFLLATALLFALGVRLMVLGSPPTRPLGLILVYMAGMSLATGRGFFVELFYFSVVALFSPLWNLAFYAHGSPDPETGKKSGKRVDHFIIPAVVVLIFAFVFIMANPSLRDFLRESLNSLLRVIRFEDLSPVRVLFWILIFWLGSGLIRPILDRMILKWIDAKGERIDPDKVKSGTEFAFLSSRNTLYAVIGLFAAYLLFEFGTLWFRKFPEGFHYAGYAHEGAAWLTVALAISTGVLGLVFHGPLTQHPKVAVLRRAAWIWSVENLLLAMATFHRTWIYVDYNGMSRMRVVAILGISVVVAGFALVVWMVKRQHNLQWLIRRQLWALAITLVVLFVAPIDWYVTRQNVKGILAGEDAPLVQIAAHPPNALGVPQLIPLMGHESSAVRNGMQAVLAKEYLKLKARVALNTRRGWAGRQLAADHALKVLENARPDFERHLETAFEREAAIVEFSDYAMQWYD; encoded by the coding sequence GTGGATGAGAATCGTTACGCCTGGCAGCCGAGACCGGAGGAACACCAACCAACATTTCAGTCAATGAGCGGACCGGGAGTCGCAGAGCCGCCGAGTAAACCGCCAGCGTCAAACGCGTTCCTGCCACCAAGACCGGGACCAGATGTCCCGCCGTTCAGTTGGACCGAACTGGTTGGGCTCGGGTTGTTGATCGTCGCCAGCGACATCTTTCTGTACGGGGGCCACGGGGGTTACTTCGGATGGGGCGTGTGGTTCATCGTGGCGCCGCTGCTGCTGTTACCTGGATCGGTTCATCGCAAGTGGAAGGGGACGTTCCTGCTGGCCACCGCGCTCCTCTTTGCGCTTGGGGTTCGCCTGATGGTGTTGGGATCGCCGCCGACAAGACCACTGGGACTGATACTGGTCTACATGGCCGGAATGAGCCTCGCCACGGGACGCGGCTTCTTCGTCGAACTCTTCTACTTTTCAGTCGTCGCGCTATTCTCACCGCTCTGGAATCTGGCGTTCTACGCACATGGAAGTCCTGATCCAGAGACCGGAAAGAAATCCGGCAAACGTGTCGACCATTTCATCATCCCGGCAGTCGTTGTCCTCATCTTCGCCTTCGTGTTCATCATGGCGAATCCAAGCCTGCGGGATTTCCTCCGCGAGTCCCTCAATAGCCTTCTGCGCGTGATACGGTTCGAGGATCTCAGCCCGGTACGCGTGCTGTTCTGGATCCTGATCTTCTGGCTCGGAAGTGGTCTGATCCGGCCGATTCTCGATCGGATGATCCTGAAGTGGATCGACGCGAAGGGCGAGAGGATCGATCCAGACAAGGTGAAATCAGGGACGGAGTTCGCCTTCCTGTCTTCCCGCAATACGCTGTATGCTGTGATCGGACTGTTCGCGGCCTACCTGCTCTTCGAGTTCGGGACGCTCTGGTTCCGGAAGTTCCCGGAAGGATTCCACTACGCCGGCTACGCGCACGAAGGCGCAGCCTGGCTGACAGTTGCTCTCGCAATCTCGACCGGTGTGCTGGGCCTCGTGTTTCATGGGCCACTCACGCAGCATCCAAAGGTTGCGGTGCTGAGGCGTGCAGCGTGGATCTGGTCGGTCGAGAATCTTCTTCTCGCCATGGCAACATTCCACCGCACATGGATATACGTGGACTACAATGGAATGTCGCGGATGCGCGTCGTTGCGATTCTCGGCATCTCGGTCGTTGTGGCAGGCTTCGCGTTGGTTGTGTGGATGGTTAAGCGCCAGCACAACCTGCAGTGGCTGATTCGAAGGCAGCTTTGGGCGTTGGCCATTACGCTGGTCGTGCTCTTTGTCGCGCCGATCGACTGGTACGTGACGCGTCAGAACGTGAAGGGCATCCTGGCGGGAGAAGACGCTCCTCTGGTTCAGATCGCAGCCCATCCGCCCAATGCGCTCGGCGTGCCACAGTTGATCCCGCTGATGGGTCACGAGAGCAGTGCCGTGCGGAATGGAATGCAGGCAGTCCTGGCGAAAGAGTATCTCAAACTGAAAGCCAGGGTCGCATTGAACACGCGCCGAGGCTGGGCCGGACGCCAACTGGCGGCGGATCACGCTCTGAAGGTGTTGGAGAATGCCAGGCCTGATTTCGAACGCCATCTGGAGACTGCGTTCGAACGCGAAGCGGCGATTGTCGAGTTCTCGGATTACGCCATGCAGTGGTATGACTAG
- a CDS encoding cold-shock protein, translated as MQTGTVKWFNDAKGYGFISPDDNGNDLFVHHTAIVMDGFRTLEEGMRVQFEAVRGPKGMQASNVSKVEA; from the coding sequence ATGCAGACAGGAACCGTGAAGTGGTTCAACGACGCCAAGGGTTACGGCTTTATTTCGCCGGACGACAATGGCAACGATCTTTTCGTGCACCACACGGCGATCGTGATGGATGGTTTCCGCACGCTTGAAGAAGGCATGCGGGTCCAGTTTGAAGCCGTCCGCGGCCCGAAGGGCATGCAGGCCTCGAACGTCTCCAAGGTCGAAGCCTGA
- a CDS encoding KamA family radical SAM protein produces the protein MTMDNSALNPVTPGTAQKEESTPDLRHRELLGGEFWKKIPAYANVSKEQFYDHTWQLKNSVTSVSKLLDTLRDVISEDFHKDVEKGFAKAPMAVRVSPYALSLMDWDNPYDDPLRRQFIPVSTRLFRDHPELHLDTLMEQEDSPVPGLTHRYPDKVLFLALDICPVYCRYCTRSYAVGFDTDEVEKVKYSQDEKRYAQVFDYIRSRPEVEDVVISGGDAYMLRPKRLRLIGESLLNIPNVQRIRFASKGPAIMPMKVLTDNEWYEALRDVVEMGRKMHKEVCLHTHFSHPNEVTEISKEAMDRFFEDGITVRNQAVLQRGVNDTPDTMMMLGKRLSYLNVHPYYVYIHDLVQGVEDLRTTLQTGIDIEKYVRGSTAGFNTPTFVVDAPGGGGKRAIHSYEHYNPETGISVYTAPSVKPGKYFMYFDPVDTLSSDIQKAWFDPKQREEMKAEAVAEAKKSLH, from the coding sequence ATGACGATGGATAACAGCGCCCTGAACCCCGTGACGCCGGGGACTGCGCAGAAGGAAGAGTCCACTCCGGACCTGCGCCATCGGGAGCTGCTCGGCGGAGAGTTCTGGAAGAAAATCCCCGCCTACGCGAATGTCAGCAAGGAGCAGTTCTACGATCACACCTGGCAACTCAAGAACTCGGTGACGAGCGTTTCGAAACTCCTCGATACGCTCCGCGACGTGATCAGCGAAGACTTCCACAAGGACGTGGAGAAGGGCTTCGCCAAGGCACCGATGGCCGTCCGCGTTTCCCCGTACGCCCTCAGCCTGATGGATTGGGATAACCCGTACGACGATCCGCTGCGCCGGCAGTTCATTCCGGTGTCGACTCGCCTGTTCCGCGATCATCCGGAGCTGCACCTGGATACGCTGATGGAGCAGGAAGACTCCCCGGTTCCTGGCCTGACGCATCGGTACCCGGACAAGGTCCTCTTCCTGGCGCTGGATATCTGCCCCGTTTACTGCCGCTACTGCACGCGCAGCTATGCGGTGGGGTTCGATACGGACGAAGTCGAGAAGGTGAAGTACTCTCAGGACGAGAAGCGCTACGCCCAGGTCTTCGACTACATCCGCAGCCGCCCCGAGGTCGAAGACGTCGTGATCAGCGGCGGCGACGCTTACATGCTGCGCCCGAAGCGCCTGAGGCTGATCGGTGAATCCCTGCTGAACATCCCGAACGTCCAGCGCATTCGGTTCGCCAGCAAGGGCCCGGCGATCATGCCGATGAAGGTCCTTACAGACAATGAGTGGTACGAAGCGTTGCGCGATGTGGTGGAGATGGGCCGCAAGATGCACAAGGAAGTCTGCCTGCACACCCACTTCAGCCACCCGAACGAGGTGACCGAGATCTCGAAGGAAGCGATGGACCGCTTCTTCGAGGACGGCATCACGGTGCGCAACCAGGCGGTGCTGCAGCGCGGCGTCAATGATACGCCCGACACGATGATGATGCTGGGCAAGCGCCTGAGCTACTTGAACGTCCACCCGTACTACGTGTACATTCACGACCTCGTCCAGGGCGTCGAAGACCTGCGGACGACCCTGCAGACCGGCATCGATATCGAGAAATATGTGCGTGGCTCGACGGCGGGCTTCAATACGCCGACGTTCGTGGTCGATGCTCCGGGCGGCGGCGGCAAGCGCGCCATTCACAGCTACGAACATTACAACCCCGAAACCGGGATCAGTGTCTACACGGCGCCTTCGGTGAAGCCCGGCAAGTACTTCATGTACTTCGACCCGGTCGACACGCTGAGCTCCGACATCCAGAAAGCCTGGTTCGATCCGAAGCAGCGGGAAGAGATGAAGGCCGAAGCCGTTGCCGAGGCCAAGAAGTCTCTGCACTAA
- the dacB gene encoding D-alanyl-D-alanine carboxypeptidase/D-alanyl-D-alanine-endopeptidase gives MRRQSFHSRTRITLSVALMVMLVSIASAALSTRPMDDFTSSVTAPFFEARLGENASLAVLVFDPDTGRRFVDYSSTQVLRPASLQKLLTAAAALDVLGPSHRFVTSLETYGEVDEKGILHGDLIIRGGGDPTLGPHFQPDPSDTTRVFREWAADLKAAGILAIQGNIIGDDRLFEGDPHAIGWDPVDFGEWYAAEVSALTFNDGCIDVRWRGAGSQGKSAAYKLSPPTTYMNFESGVKIGRVPGSPAAISNYRADDQGKTIARGLIDAGAEVVESTAVRNPAHYTAYVFQEVLAREGIEVSGQATTPWPGQEIDPPGTEPWVIVRHYSPTLAEILPAVLAGSQNMYAETILRAVAVEMRHPPSFDGAADALTKWAQQNGFARSGFLVTDGSGLSTYDRISAQSIGEVLDSMSGWGEKRAIFRQSLARAGESGSLRGRLAGLKGRFIGKTGTLTGTSNLAGYLETEAGNDYIAVFMIDGAAGTTHLHREVLDEMLERLEARLP, from the coding sequence ATGCGCCGCCAGTCCTTCCATTCTCGCACACGAATCACTCTCAGCGTTGCCCTTATGGTCATGCTGGTCTCGATCGCGAGCGCTGCCCTTTCCACGCGGCCCATGGACGACTTCACGAGTTCCGTCACTGCGCCGTTCTTCGAGGCCCGACTGGGGGAGAATGCCTCGCTGGCCGTTTTGGTGTTCGATCCCGACACGGGTCGCCGATTCGTGGATTACAGTTCCACTCAGGTTCTCCGGCCGGCCTCGCTGCAGAAACTCCTCACGGCGGCTGCCGCGCTGGATGTTCTGGGGCCGTCCCACCGGTTCGTGACCAGCCTCGAAACCTACGGCGAGGTGGATGAGAAGGGCATTCTCCACGGCGATCTGATCATTCGCGGCGGGGGAGACCCAACGCTCGGGCCGCACTTCCAGCCCGATCCCTCGGACACCACCCGGGTCTTCCGCGAGTGGGCGGCCGACTTGAAGGCCGCCGGCATCCTGGCGATCCAGGGAAACATCATCGGCGACGATCGCCTCTTCGAGGGCGACCCCCACGCGATCGGCTGGGATCCCGTCGACTTCGGCGAGTGGTACGCGGCGGAGGTTTCGGCTCTCACGTTCAACGATGGTTGCATCGACGTTCGGTGGCGTGGCGCCGGTTCGCAGGGCAAGTCAGCTGCCTATAAGCTCAGCCCGCCCACCACTTACATGAACTTCGAATCCGGCGTGAAGATCGGCCGGGTTCCCGGCAGCCCCGCCGCGATCTCAAACTACCGGGCCGACGATCAGGGCAAAACGATTGCCCGTGGCCTGATCGATGCTGGAGCGGAGGTTGTCGAGTCCACCGCCGTTCGCAACCCGGCGCACTACACCGCTTACGTTTTCCAGGAAGTCCTCGCTCGGGAAGGCATCGAGGTCTCGGGCCAGGCCACGACGCCCTGGCCCGGCCAGGAGATCGATCCGCCTGGCACCGAGCCTTGGGTCATCGTTCGGCATTACTCGCCGACGCTGGCGGAGATCCTTCCCGCTGTTCTTGCAGGAAGCCAGAACATGTATGCCGAGACGATCCTCCGCGCCGTCGCCGTGGAGATGCGCCATCCGCCATCGTTCGACGGCGCTGCGGATGCCTTGACTAAGTGGGCGCAGCAGAACGGCTTCGCCCGAAGCGGATTTCTCGTCACCGACGGTTCCGGGCTCTCAACGTACGATCGGATCTCGGCTCAATCGATCGGCGAAGTTCTCGATTCGATGAGCGGCTGGGGCGAGAAGAGAGCGATCTTCCGTCAGTCGCTGGCACGAGCCGGCGAATCCGGCAGCCTGAGGGGCCGGCTTGCCGGACTGAAGGGGCGCTTCATCGGCAAGACCGGAACGCTGACCGGTACATCGAATCTGGCTGGCTATCTGGAAACGGAAGCTGGCAACGACTATATTGCTGTCTTCATGATCGACGGCGCCGCGGGCACCACCCACCTGCACCGCGAGGTGCTGGACGAGATGCTCGAACGACTGGAGGCGCGCCTGCCGTAA
- a CDS encoding type II secretion system protein GspG has product MKRTGFTLIELLIVVAIIAILAAIAVPNMLEAQTRAKVARAHADMRSVATALESYRVDNNAPPTMLERGFTGGVPPLVGADLKWWYVPDALSTPISYLSTADLRCPFGGNWDKEPYFPDEIWRRYGYENIRDLMAARDAFPILANRYRDEAIEWSGDWRLQCVGPDRIWNPSRLYDPTNGTVSEGDIIRTQRSPEGNINPDNLAP; this is encoded by the coding sequence GTGAAGCGAACCGGATTCACCCTGATCGAATTGCTCATCGTTGTTGCGATCATCGCCATCCTGGCGGCGATCGCGGTTCCGAATATGCTGGAGGCCCAGACCCGCGCCAAGGTCGCTCGGGCCCATGCCGATATGCGTTCGGTCGCCACGGCCCTGGAGTCCTACCGCGTGGACAACAATGCCCCTCCAACGATGCTGGAGCGCGGCTTCACCGGCGGCGTTCCTCCGCTGGTCGGTGCGGACTTAAAGTGGTGGTACGTGCCGGATGCGCTGAGCACGCCGATATCGTACCTGTCGACGGCGGACCTGCGCTGCCCGTTCGGAGGCAACTGGGACAAGGAGCCGTACTTCCCGGATGAAATCTGGCGGCGGTACGGGTACGAGAACATCCGCGATCTGATGGCCGCGCGAGACGCGTTTCCGATTCTGGCGAATCGTTATCGGGACGAGGCTATTGAGTGGAGTGGCGACTGGCGGCTGCAATGTGTGGGGCCGGATCGCATCTGGAATCCTTCGCGTCTGTATGATCCGACGAACGGCACCGTCAGCGAAGGCGACATCATCCGCACGCAACGCAGCCCCGAAGGAAACATCAACCCCGACAACCTCGCGCCCTGA
- a CDS encoding YlxM family DNA-binding protein → MEAENQTQSQADPLDKVVRIGQLMDLYGGLLTDRQRLFVQLHYEDDMSFGEVARQHGVSRQAIHDAVKHAEQSLEDYESKLGLLAGGVTRPTGAAAQDARESQSEGATSAGAALAGDQVPAVKEAAERLRAIFLKLRSSGGIIYNAEGITREIGSLADELEKVAASGE, encoded by the coding sequence ATGGAAGCTGAAAATCAGACTCAATCTCAAGCCGATCCGCTCGACAAGGTCGTGCGTATTGGCCAGTTGATGGACTTGTACGGTGGTCTGTTGACCGATCGGCAGCGCCTGTTCGTGCAACTTCACTATGAGGACGACATGTCCTTCGGCGAAGTCGCTCGTCAGCACGGCGTCTCGCGCCAGGCCATTCACGATGCGGTGAAGCACGCCGAGCAGAGCCTCGAAGACTACGAGTCGAAGCTCGGTCTGCTCGCAGGCGGCGTGACGCGCCCGACCGGCGCCGCGGCACAAGATGCCCGCGAGAGCCAGAGCGAAGGTGCCACAAGCGCGGGCGCAGCCCTGGCCGGCGACCAGGTCCCCGCCGTGAAGGAGGCCGCCGAGCGATTGCGCGCGATCTTCCTGAAGCTGCGCAGCAGTGGCGGCATCATCTACAATGCCGAAGGCATTACACGAGAGATCGGCAGCCTGGCCGACGAGTTGGAAAAGGTCGCGGCGAGCGGCGAGTAA
- the ffh gene encoding signal recognition particle protein: MFESLGEKFEGVFKKIRGQKTLTEDNIKDALREVRMALLEADVNYLVVKDFVARIREQAVGEEVVKGVNPAQQFFSIVHKELVRMISGAEEGEGAADFEIEPGKDSTILMLGLQGAGKTTFCGKLARFLADKKCKPMLVACDIYRPAAIEQLRQVGHSLGYPVFEMGTDHTPTEIVAEARKKARESGRDVLIVDTAGRLHIDEVKMDELCDLRDRHAPDYTFLVADAMTGQDAVNSAKAFSEEVGIDGVCLTKLDGDARGGAALSIKAVTGKPIVFAGIGEKSTDLERFHPDRVAQRILGMGDVASLVEKAQEAMDEKDAMALRDKLGTGQFNYNDFVKQMKTIKRMGSLKGLLGMIPGLGGMMRGIDGDLLSGELRRVEAMILSMTVQERENPDLVRSEGHRRDRIAKGSGHTLKQVNELVKQFEQMRGMMQQMAGGGLFGGLKGMMGGGDGEDAPEMPDPSEILAGGGGMPPDMGDMPPMPQPGTPEFRKYQKQIKQMKAFEKQAARPSLKAAREKAKKRKKKKSRR, encoded by the coding sequence ATGTTTGAATCGCTTGGCGAAAAGTTCGAAGGTGTCTTCAAGAAGATACGGGGTCAAAAGACCCTGACGGAAGACAATATTAAGGACGCCCTCCGGGAAGTGCGCATGGCGCTTCTGGAGGCGGACGTCAACTATCTGGTCGTCAAGGATTTCGTCGCCCGGATCCGCGAGCAGGCGGTCGGCGAGGAAGTCGTCAAGGGCGTCAATCCCGCCCAGCAGTTCTTCTCCATCGTTCACAAGGAACTTGTCCGGATGATCTCCGGCGCCGAGGAAGGCGAAGGCGCAGCGGATTTCGAGATCGAACCGGGCAAGGACAGCACGATCCTGATGCTCGGCCTGCAGGGCGCTGGCAAGACGACGTTCTGCGGCAAGCTGGCTCGTTTCCTGGCCGACAAAAAGTGCAAGCCCATGCTCGTGGCCTGCGATATCTATCGTCCGGCCGCTATCGAGCAGTTGAGGCAAGTTGGTCACTCGCTTGGCTATCCCGTTTTCGAGATGGGCACCGATCACACGCCCACGGAGATTGTCGCCGAGGCTCGCAAGAAGGCTCGCGAATCCGGCCGCGATGTCCTGATTGTCGATACAGCCGGTCGTCTGCACATCGACGAAGTGAAGATGGATGAGCTGTGTGATCTGCGCGACCGCCACGCGCCCGACTACACATTCCTTGTTGCCGACGCGATGACAGGCCAGGACGCGGTGAATTCCGCGAAGGCCTTCAGCGAGGAAGTCGGCATCGACGGCGTTTGCCTGACCAAGCTGGACGGCGATGCCCGCGGCGGTGCGGCGCTCTCGATCAAGGCCGTGACTGGCAAACCGATCGTCTTCGCCGGTATTGGCGAGAAGTCCACCGATCTTGAGCGTTTCCACCCGGATCGCGTGGCGCAGCGCATCCTCGGCATGGGCGACGTCGCATCGCTGGTCGAGAAGGCCCAGGAGGCCATGGACGAGAAGGACGCCATGGCGCTGCGCGACAAGCTGGGAACCGGGCAGTTTAACTACAACGATTTCGTCAAGCAGATGAAGACGATCAAGCGCATGGGATCGCTGAAGGGCCTGCTGGGGATGATCCCCGGTCTGGGTGGCATGATGCGCGGGATCGATGGCGATCTTCTGAGCGGCGAGCTCCGGCGCGTCGAGGCCATGATCCTCTCGATGACGGTTCAGGAACGGGAAAACCCGGACCTGGTGCGCTCCGAAGGCCACCGCCGTGACCGCATCGCGAAGGGCTCCGGCCATACGCTGAAGCAGGTCAACGAGCTCGTGAAGCAGTTCGAGCAGATGCGCGGCATGATGCAGCAGATGGCCGGCGGCGGTCTGTTCGGCGGCTTGAAGGGGATGATGGGCGGAGGTGACGGCGAAGATGCCCCCGAGATGCCCGATCCGTCGGAGATTCTGGCCGGCGGAGGCGGAATGCCTCCCGACATGGGGGACATGCCCCCGATGCCGCAGCCGGGAACTCCCGAATTCCGGAAGTACCAGAAGCAGATCAAGCAGATGAAGGCCTTCGAAAAGCAGGCCGCACGCCCCTCGCTGAAGGCCGCGCGCGAGAAGGCCAAGAAGCGGAAAAAGAAGAAATCCCGCCGCTGA
- the rpsP gene encoding 30S ribosomal protein S16: protein MVKIRLTRVGRKKAPYYRLVVADSRRARDGKFIEIIGRYQPLNKNTEEQIVCEEERALYWLNNGAQPTETVRALLRKLGILKKFHEGKVEARKARAAAQG from the coding sequence ATGGTTAAGATCCGTTTGACCCGCGTTGGACGCAAGAAAGCCCCCTACTACCGCCTGGTCGTCGCCGATTCGCGGCGCGCCCGTGACGGCAAGTTCATCGAGATCATCGGCCGCTATCAGCCGCTGAACAAGAACACCGAAGAGCAGATCGTCTGCGAAGAAGAGCGGGCTTTGTACTGGCTGAACAACGGCGCCCAGCCCACGGAAACGGTTCGTGCGCTGCTTCGGAAGCTGGGAATCTTGAAGAAGTTCCACGAGGGCAAGGTTGAGGCTCGCAAAGCGCGGGCTGCCGCCCAGGGATAA
- a CDS encoding KH domain-containing protein produces the protein MYQEPDLKDLIEFIAKALVDDPENVSVSAVESETSVIIELKVHPEDVGKVIGKGGQTAKALRKILSAAATKHRKKSLLQIVE, from the coding sequence ATGTACCAAGAACCAGATCTCAAGGACCTGATCGAGTTCATTGCCAAGGCGCTCGTGGACGACCCCGAGAACGTCAGCGTCTCGGCTGTGGAGAGCGAGACCAGCGTCATTATCGAATTGAAGGTCCATCCCGAAGACGTTGGCAAGGTCATCGGAAAGGGCGGCCAGACGGCAAAGGCTCTTCGCAAGATCCTCAGTGCCGCCGCGACCAAACATCGCAAGAAATCACTTCTGCAGATTGTGGAATGA